One region of Zingiber officinale cultivar Zhangliang chromosome 7B, Zo_v1.1, whole genome shotgun sequence genomic DNA includes:
- the LOC122006064 gene encoding uncharacterized protein LOC122006064, whose protein sequence is MPKERRSRSKDHRCRASPLRSTSSCSASLKVVEDDKKWEDVRCPVCMEHPHNAVLLQCSSRDQGCHAFMCDTSYRHSNCLDLYRKSFSNKLPEEEDNVQLPIDILCPLCRGHVTGWTVIESARKYMNARSRSCSLESCSFTGVYGELREHARKEHPSARPSEADPERQQDWRRMERQRDLGDLFSMFHSPVTREHLTNDEEAIDSFIGFSSITMVLVVHVHQLRANSGVSTLPPSSRSRTSFRQSSRAQRARRVIRWGEPLLSNARAVERVPSPGYQAGWIEPSSISDDDDNEDAS, encoded by the coding sequence ATGCCAAAGGAGAGGAGGTCTCGATCGAAGGATCACCGATGTCGTGCTTCGCCACTCCGGTCTACTTCCTCGTGTAGTGCATCTCTCAAAGTTGTAGAGGATGATAAGAAATGGGAAGATGTTCGTTGCCCTGTGTGCATGGAGCATCCTCACAATGCTGTTCTTCTTCAATGTTCCTCACGCGATCAGGGTTGTCATGCATTCATGTGCGACACCAGTTACCGCCACTCCAACTGTCTCGATTTGTATCGAAAGTCATTCTCGAACAAGTTGCCAGAGGAGGAGGACAATGTGCAACTGCCGATTGACATATTGTGCCCCCTCTGCCGTGGGCATGTCACTGGTTGGACGGTGATAGAGTCGGCTCGCAAGTATATGAATGCTAGATCTCGTAGCTGTTCTTTGGAATCATGTTCGTTTACTGGTGTTTACGGGGAGTTAAGGGAGCATGCAAGGAAAGAGCATCCATCTGCACGACCATCTGAGGCAGATCCTGAACGTCAGCAAGATTGGAGGAGGATGGAACGACAGCGAGATCTTGGAGACCTGTTCAGTATGTTTCACTCACCTGTTACTAGAGAGCACCTCACTAACGATGAGGAGGCGATCGATAGCTTTATAGGGTTTTCTTCGATTACCATGGTTCTGGTTGTGCATGTACATCAACTTAGAGCAAATAGTGGTGTGTCAACCTTGCCACCCTCTTCCAGATCAAGAACCTCTTTTAGGCAGTCATCCAGGGCTCAAAGGGCAAGAAGGGTGATTCGATGGGGCGAACCTCTTTTAAGCAATGCAAGGGCTGTTGAGAGAGTTCCTTCGCCAGGTTACCAAGCAGGATGGATAGAGCCATCTTCGATTTCAGATGACGACGACAATGAAGATGCATCTTGA